A region of Saccharococcus thermophilus DNA encodes the following proteins:
- a CDS encoding M3 family oligoendopeptidase, translating into MKFSEFRYERPNIEKMQASFQQALQSFRKATSVEEQHEAMKEINQLRNDFSTMANICHIRHTIDTNDEFYKQEQDFFDETEPIVKGLVNDYYRALVSSPFRAQLEEKWGKQLFALAETQLKTYSPDIVEDLQQENKLTSEYTKLIASAKIFFEGEERTLAQLQPFVESPDREMRKRASEARFAFFQEHEQKLDEIYDQLVKVRTAIARKLGFKNFVELGYARLGRTDYNAEMVAKFRKQVEGYIVPIAVKLRERQRKRIGVEKLKYYDEAFVFPTGNPTPKGDADWIIENGKKMYEELSPETGEFFRYMIENELMDLIAKKGKASGGYCTYIENYKAPFIFSNFTGTSGDIDVLTHEAGHAFQVYESRHYEIPEYNWPTLEACEIHSMSMEFFTWPWMELFFQEDAEKYRFYHLSDALLFLPYGVAVDEFQHFVYENPNATPEERKQAWRKIERKYMPTRDYDGNAYLERGGFWQRQAHIYTDAFYYIDYTLAQICAFQFWKRSRENYEEAWNDYLTLCRQGGSKPFTELVRVANLVSPFEDGCVQSVVGEIEGWLNSIDDKQL; encoded by the coding sequence TTGAAGTTTTCTGAGTTTCGTTACGAACGGCCGAATATCGAGAAGATGCAAGCATCATTTCAACAGGCGCTGCAATCGTTTCGCAAGGCAACGAGTGTCGAAGAGCAGCATGAAGCGATGAAAGAAATCAATCAGCTTCGCAATGATTTCAGCACGATGGCAAACATTTGCCATATCCGGCATACGATTGATACGAATGATGAATTTTATAAACAGGAACAAGATTTTTTTGATGAAACGGAACCAATTGTCAAAGGACTTGTGAACGATTACTACCGTGCGCTTGTTTCCTCGCCGTTTCGCGCGCAGCTGGAGGAAAAATGGGGAAAACAGTTGTTTGCGCTTGCCGAAACGCAGTTAAAAACATATTCGCCGGATATTGTGGAAGATTTGCAGCAAGAAAATAAACTGACGAGCGAGTATACAAAATTAATCGCTTCGGCGAAAATTTTCTTTGAAGGGGAAGAACGGACGCTCGCCCAGCTTCAACCGTTTGTCGAATCGCCGGACCGCGAGATGCGCAAGCGGGCGAGTGAGGCGCGTTTTGCCTTTTTCCAAGAACATGAGCAAAAGCTTGATGAAATTTACGATCAGCTTGTGAAAGTGCGCACTGCCATCGCTCGAAAACTTGGCTTTAAAAATTTCGTGGAACTCGGCTATGCACGTCTTGGACGAACCGATTACAACGCCGAGATGGTCGCGAAATTCCGCAAGCAAGTGGAAGGGTATATCGTTCCCATTGCCGTGAAGCTGCGCGAGCGGCAGCGGAAACGCATCGGCGTCGAGAAGCTGAAATATTATGATGAAGCGTTTGTGTTCCCAACCGGCAACCCGACGCCAAAAGGGGATGCAGACTGGATTATCGAAAACGGGAAAAAGATGTATGAAGAACTGTCGCCGGAAACGGGAGAATTTTTCCGTTACATGATAGAAAATGAGCTGATGGATTTGATCGCGAAAAAAGGAAAAGCGAGCGGCGGCTATTGCACCTATATCGAAAATTATAAAGCGCCATTTATTTTCTCCAACTTTACCGGCACATCGGGAGATATTGATGTGCTCACCCATGAAGCGGGGCACGCGTTTCAAGTGTATGAAAGCCGCCATTACGAAATTCCGGAATACAACTGGCCAACGTTAGAAGCATGCGAAATTCATTCGATGAGCATGGAATTTTTCACCTGGCCGTGGATGGAACTGTTTTTCCAGGAAGACGCAGAAAAATATCGGTTTTATCATTTAAGCGATGCACTCTTATTTTTGCCGTACGGCGTGGCGGTCGACGAATTCCAGCATTTCGTCTATGAAAACCCGAACGCAACGCCAGAGGAGCGGAAACAAGCGTGGAGGAAAATCGAACGGAAATATATGCCGACACGAGACTATGACGGCAACGCTTATTTAGAGCGCGGCGGCTTTTGGCAGCGGCAAGCCCATATTTACACAGACGCATTTTACTACATTGACTACACGCTCGCGCAAATTTGCGCGTTCCAATTTTGGAAACGTTCGCGTGAAAACTATGAAGAGGCGTGGAACGACTATTTAACTTTATGCCGTCAAGGCGGAAGCAAGCCGTTTACCGAATTGGTCCGCGTCGCTAACCTTGTTTCGCCGTTTGAAGACGGCTGCGTCCAATCGGTAGTCGGTGAGATTGAGGGATGGCTGAATAGCATCGATGACAAACAACTTTAA